CCCGCCCGTCCTGCGGGTCGGACCGGCGGGTGACCAGACCGTCGCGCTCCATCGCCTCGATCGTGGAGGTCATGGTGCGGGCGGCGACGCCGATGCAGGTGCTCAGCTCACCGATGCGGATCGCCTGCCCGTCGACCAGCTGGAACAGCACCTGCAGCCGGGCCAGCGACAGCCCGGTGGGCTGCACCCGGGCGTTGATGTTCCGCTTGAGGGCGTGGGACACGGCGAAGAAGGCATCCGCCAGGTCGACGGCATCGACCGGCGTCGTTGTCGGTGTCGGTGATGTCGAGACCATCGGAGAATTCCTGTTGGCGTTCCCGTGACTAGTGA
The sequence above is drawn from the Acidimicrobiales bacterium genome and encodes:
- a CDS encoding MarR family transcriptional regulator — encoded protein: MVSTSPTPTTTPVDAVDLADAFFAVSHALKRNINARVQPTGLSLARLQVLFQLVDGQAIRIGELSTCIGVAARTMTSTIEAMERDGLVTRRSDPQDGRATIITITDAGRRLYEEGRRVQASVVADLFETLDPGQRAALGEVLQQLNQLAIDAARSTARTPLG